The Candidatus Acidiferrales bacterium genome window below encodes:
- the moeB gene encoding molybdopterin-synthase adenylyltransferase MoeB has product MATRLTDSATAPATQAGLSKQEVLRYSRHLIMPEVGMDGQLKLKKAKVLLIGSGGLGAPLGLYLAAAGVGRLGIVDFDAVDFTNLQRQVVFGTSDVGRRKLEAASARLRDLNPEIQIKTFETMLTSENALEILRDYDIVVDGTDNFPTRYLVNDACVLLGKPNVYGSIFRFEGQASIFGYRGGPCYRCLYPEPPPPGLVPSCAEGGVLGVLPGIIGCIQAMETLKLIMGKGDTLVGRLLLFDALGMRFRELKLRKNPECPLCGEHRTITKLIDYAEFCGIRGEEAPAPATAVPEITPKQLKGRLDRGDDLFVLDVREPHEYQICNLQGYLIPLGDLPRRVSELDSSREIVAHCRSGKRSAEAVEFLKKAGFQKIWNLKGGILAWSDEVDSSVPKY; this is encoded by the coding sequence ATGGCGACGCGTTTGACAGATTCGGCGACGGCACCCGCAACGCAAGCGGGCCTGAGCAAACAGGAAGTGCTGCGGTACAGCCGGCATTTGATTATGCCGGAAGTGGGCATGGACGGGCAGCTCAAGCTGAAGAAGGCGAAAGTGCTGCTTATCGGTTCGGGCGGATTGGGCGCGCCGCTGGGGCTATATCTTGCGGCGGCGGGAGTCGGGCGGCTCGGCATCGTCGATTTTGACGCGGTGGATTTCACGAATTTGCAGCGGCAGGTCGTGTTTGGAACGAGCGACGTGGGGCGCAGGAAGCTCGAAGCTGCCAGCGCGCGGCTGCGCGATTTGAATCCGGAGATTCAGATCAAGACATTCGAGACGATGCTGACGAGCGAAAACGCGTTGGAGATTCTTCGCGATTACGACATCGTTGTCGATGGCACGGACAATTTCCCGACGCGCTATCTGGTGAATGACGCGTGCGTCCTCCTGGGCAAGCCGAATGTTTATGGCTCGATCTTCCGGTTCGAAGGACAGGCGAGCATTTTCGGGTATCGGGGAGGGCCATGCTATCGCTGCTTGTATCCGGAACCGCCTCCGCCGGGGCTGGTACCGTCGTGCGCCGAAGGCGGTGTGCTGGGCGTGCTGCCGGGAATCATCGGCTGTATTCAGGCCATGGAAACGCTGAAGCTGATTATGGGTAAAGGCGACACGCTCGTTGGCCGCTTGTTGCTCTTCGATGCGCTGGGAATGCGATTCCGGGAATTGAAGCTGCGGAAGAATCCGGAATGTCCGCTCTGCGGCGAACACCGCACGATTACGAAACTGATTGACTACGCCGAATTTTGCGGTATTCGCGGCGAGGAAGCGCCCGCGCCAGCAACGGCGGTTCCGGAAATTACGCCGAAGCAGCTCAAGGGAAGACTCGATCGCGGCGATGATTTGTTTGTTCTGGATGTTCGCGAACCGCACGAATATCAGATCTGCAACTTGCAGGGCTATTTGATTCCGCTCGGCGATCTGCCCAGGCGCGTGAGCGAACTCGACAGTTCGCGCGAGATTGTGGCACACTGCCGCAGCGGGAAGCGTTCTGCGGAAGCCGTCGAATTCCTGAAAAAAGCGGGCTTCCAGAAAATTTGGAATCTCAAGGGCGGAATTCTGGCTTGGTCGGATGAAGTCGATTCGTCCGTACCAAAATACTGA
- a CDS encoding divalent metal cation transporter → MPHKKNSHKTASFETVQLTTESAVASSLARDLVGQLTHEDVDRARDRWRVARARWFGRGWKSLGGLRILWLLVGPGVLVFLGENDAPSMLSYSADGARYGIGFFIPFVVLTFAMGFIVQEMTVRLGAVTHRGHAELIFDRFGRFWGLFSMADLVFGNFLTLVAEFIGVRAGLSFFGIRPGIAVGGALLLVLAVITTGRYWTWERITMGLAIFNGLFIPAALLAHPNWPAVGHALLTWSPLPSGDRSEIVLLILSTIGATVTPWMLFFQQSAVVDKGMQPRDIKAGRADTLLGTVLATVFAIAAILATVPLFHHGINAADFEYAQFAQALVPWLGHVGGALVALGMFEAGIVAAIAISTSSAYAFGEVFGTAHSLNRPFREAWPFYLILLGSACAAAALVLIPHAPLEFIVLIVNVIAVLAMPPALVFLLMLVNDRELMGEHGNNFGMNLAGVTVTVLLVIAGLGFAIATVMPGLLGG, encoded by the coding sequence ATGCCGCACAAGAAAAATTCACACAAGACGGCTTCTTTCGAGACGGTGCAGCTCACAACGGAATCCGCTGTTGCATCTTCCCTCGCGCGAGACCTTGTCGGCCAGCTTACGCACGAAGATGTGGACCGTGCCCGCGATCGCTGGCGCGTGGCGCGAGCGCGGTGGTTCGGACGCGGATGGAAATCGCTGGGGGGGTTGCGCATTCTCTGGCTTCTTGTGGGGCCGGGCGTGCTGGTGTTCCTGGGCGAAAACGACGCGCCAAGCATGCTTTCGTATTCGGCGGATGGCGCGCGTTACGGAATCGGTTTTTTCATTCCCTTTGTCGTGCTGACATTCGCGATGGGATTTATCGTGCAGGAAATGACCGTGCGGCTGGGCGCCGTGACGCATCGCGGCCACGCCGAATTGATCTTCGACCGCTTCGGCAGGTTCTGGGGATTATTTTCGATGGCCGATCTGGTCTTCGGAAATTTTCTGACGCTCGTGGCGGAGTTCATCGGCGTGCGCGCGGGATTGAGTTTTTTCGGCATACGGCCGGGGATTGCGGTGGGCGGCGCGCTGCTGCTGGTCCTGGCGGTGATCACCACGGGACGCTATTGGACATGGGAACGCATCACCATGGGGCTGGCGATTTTCAACGGGCTTTTCATACCGGCGGCCCTGCTGGCGCATCCCAATTGGCCAGCCGTCGGCCATGCGCTGCTGACGTGGTCTCCGCTGCCCAGTGGCGACCGGTCGGAAATCGTGCTGCTGATTTTGTCGACGATTGGCGCCACCGTGACGCCGTGGATGCTTTTCTTCCAGCAAAGCGCAGTGGTCGACAAGGGAATGCAGCCACGCGACATCAAAGCCGGGCGCGCGGACACTCTGCTCGGCACGGTGCTGGCCACTGTATTCGCGATAGCCGCAATTCTCGCAACCGTGCCGCTGTTTCATCACGGAATTAACGCGGCGGATTTCGAGTATGCGCAATTCGCACAGGCGCTCGTGCCGTGGCTGGGCCATGTGGGTGGGGCGCTCGTTGCGCTGGGAATGTTCGAAGCGGGAATCGTGGCGGCGATCGCGATTTCGACTTCGTCGGCCTACGCATTCGGCGAAGTTTTCGGGACGGCGCACAGCTTGAACCGGCCGTTTCGCGAGGCGTGGCCGTTTTATTTGATTTTGCTTGGCTCCGCGTGCGCGGCAGCGGCTCTGGTATTGATTCCGCACGCGCCGCTGGAATTCATCGTGCTGATCGTCAATGTGATCGCGGTGCTGGCGATGCCGCCGGCTCTGGTGTTTCTGCTGATGCTGGTCAATGACCGCGAACTAATGGGCGAGCACGGCAACAATTTCGGCATGAATCTGGCGGGCGTCACGGTGACGGTGCTTCTCGTCATCGCAGGACTGGGATTCGCGATTGCGACGGTGATGCCAGGTTTGCTGGGCGGCTGA
- a CDS encoding PilZ domain-containing protein, with amino-acid sequence MGIRGRAKARNYQIERREARVPMEVGVKISGNTFLPGQEATFTENVSSRGARVRSVRRWRIGESISVSSLTGNFRSLARVAYCEPTRGTGFAVGVEFLELEGQWVIASGASAA; translated from the coding sequence ATGGGGATCCGAGGAAGGGCAAAGGCGAGGAATTACCAAATAGAACGACGCGAAGCACGCGTGCCGATGGAAGTCGGAGTGAAGATCTCGGGCAATACATTTTTGCCCGGGCAGGAAGCGACGTTCACGGAAAACGTCAGCTCGCGAGGTGCGCGAGTGCGCAGCGTGCGGCGCTGGCGAATCGGCGAAAGCATTTCCGTATCGTCGCTGACGGGGAATTTCCGGTCACTGGCGCGAGTGGCTTACTGCGAACCCACGCGAGGAACAGGATTCGCCGTTGGAGTCGAATTCCTGGAACTGGAAGGGCAGTGGGTGATCGCGTCGGGCGCTTCGGCAGCGTGA
- a CDS encoding DUF3467 domain-containing protein, translated as MAEGPKPQQVQIKADEKELVGQYSNLVMIHHNAEEFTLNFIYIFPSVPQGKLVSSVIVSPGHAKRLMRALSENITRYEAQFGPIAEGPGPTPEPTVGFVQ; from the coding sequence ATGGCCGAAGGCCCAAAACCGCAGCAGGTGCAGATCAAAGCGGACGAGAAAGAACTGGTCGGGCAGTACTCAAATCTCGTGATGATTCACCACAATGCCGAGGAATTCACGCTCAATTTCATCTATATTTTTCCGAGTGTGCCGCAGGGCAAGCTGGTGAGCAGCGTCATCGTCAGTCCCGGCCACGCCAAGCGATTGATGCGCGCGCTGAGCGAGAACATCACTCGCTATGAAGCGCAGTTCGGGCCCATCGCCGAAGGTCCGGGCCCCACTCCTGAACCGACCGTCGGCTTCGTGCAATAA
- a CDS encoding CDGSH iron-sulfur domain-containing protein, whose amino-acid sequence MAGTRILVKDNGSIRVEGDFEIVDSQGRVFGLGGRTAVSLCRCGQSTNKPFCDGTHNQCGFQSVIVARDLPPPAPKV is encoded by the coding sequence ATGGCAGGGACAAGAATTTTGGTCAAAGACAACGGGTCGATCCGAGTCGAAGGCGATTTTGAGATCGTGGATTCGCAAGGCCGCGTGTTCGGACTGGGGGGACGAACGGCGGTCTCGCTCTGCCGCTGCGGACAATCGACCAACAAGCCTTTTTGCGACGGGACGCATAATCAATGCGGGTTTCAAAGCGTGATTGTTGCCCGCGACCTGCCGCCCCCTGCGCCGAAAGTCTGA
- a CDS encoding cytochrome c encodes MRISEIIRKYLAMAGLALGISATCLGCGGWNVPPNANELKNPVPANAATLADARATYVQYCEKCHGANGDGKKPPGSMYSYNTPPTNFTNARLMDGMNDGEIFWKLTNGRKPMPSFKNRLTDEQRWELVDLLRNFAHPASPSAEK; translated from the coding sequence TTGCGTATTTCGGAAATTATCCGGAAGTATCTTGCGATGGCGGGACTGGCGTTGGGCATTTCCGCGACGTGTTTGGGCTGCGGAGGATGGAACGTGCCACCGAACGCGAACGAGTTGAAGAATCCCGTGCCTGCGAATGCGGCGACGCTTGCGGACGCACGTGCGACGTACGTGCAATATTGCGAGAAGTGCCACGGAGCGAATGGTGACGGGAAGAAGCCGCCGGGCTCGATGTATTCTTACAACACGCCGCCGACGAACTTCACGAACGCGCGGCTGATGGACGGGATGAACGACGGCGAAATTTTTTGGAAGCTGACCAACGGACGAAAACCAATGCCGTCGTTCAAGAATCGGCTGACGGACGAGCAGCGCTGGGAGCTCGTGGACCTACTGCGCAATTTCGCACATCCGGCGAGCCCGTCCGCAGAGAAATGA
- a CDS encoding MmcQ/YjbR family DNA-binding protein — MNVDWVRKFCMAMPHATESIQWGDDLVFKVGGKMFAVLVLEPAPVWLSFKCTPEEFAELTERPGIIPAPYSARYFWIALQTQEALSSAELERLLQTSYDLVVEKLPQKTRAALSQATARPKIKSTKKLRSRRKPR; from the coding sequence GTGAACGTCGACTGGGTACGCAAATTTTGCATGGCGATGCCGCACGCCACCGAATCCATTCAGTGGGGCGACGATCTGGTTTTCAAAGTCGGCGGGAAAATGTTTGCCGTGCTGGTGCTCGAACCGGCGCCCGTCTGGCTGTCGTTCAAATGCACGCCGGAGGAATTCGCGGAATTGACCGAGCGCCCGGGCATTATTCCCGCGCCTTATTCCGCGCGCTATTTCTGGATCGCTCTCCAAACACAAGAAGCATTGAGTTCCGCGGAACTCGAGCGCCTTTTACAGACTTCTTATGATTTGGTCGTTGAAAAATTGCCACAAAAAACTCGCGCAGCGCTTTCGCAGGCCACTGCAAGACCGAAAATCAAATCCACAAAAAAGCTCCGCTCTCGCCGTAAGCCGCGTTGA
- a CDS encoding GGDEF domain-containing protein, protein MWLIGGAVTVGLLWSLRTSSYIPDPLLSRYIQLTGSLLAFTFAANALVRFRGMHDRITLILAFGFGLAGLIEMGANLAPHAEGAALAVPLSWMVSRTLLAVLLVVALLVERSLPLSREPNKEIAWALLVVGLISYLTSVVFFAAPVAPEIYPHALLARPWDLLPASIYFVATLGFWKRLKRTESALDRALFLAAAVNVACHLAMTQAASHFNAASGAAEVLEATGYAIVLAGALLDNANLFDQVSRLAISDPLTGLANYRRLLEVMERELLRAQRTGRGFAVLLLDLDHLKQINDVHGHLTGSQALKRLGNVLRQHCRAMDTAARYGGDEFALVLPEAEEAVAVQVAHRIRKRLAEDGHEPKITVSAGVAIYPRDGLTIEKLLHSADNALYAMKGRRAPLGNGTGMEGSYLGEQGAGEWGSEEGQRRGITK, encoded by the coding sequence GTGTGGCTGATCGGAGGAGCGGTCACAGTTGGCCTCCTCTGGTCGCTGCGAACCTCGAGCTACATTCCAGACCCGCTGTTGAGCCGGTATATCCAACTGACAGGAAGCCTGCTGGCGTTCACGTTTGCTGCAAATGCACTGGTGCGCTTTCGCGGAATGCACGATCGCATCACGCTGATTCTGGCATTCGGATTCGGGCTTGCCGGACTGATTGAGATGGGCGCGAATCTGGCGCCGCACGCCGAGGGCGCAGCGCTGGCTGTTCCGCTCTCGTGGATGGTCAGCCGGACGCTACTTGCGGTCTTGCTCGTGGTGGCGCTGCTCGTGGAGCGAAGCCTGCCGCTTTCGCGGGAGCCGAACAAAGAAATCGCCTGGGCGCTGCTCGTTGTGGGACTGATTTCGTATCTGACGAGCGTGGTTTTTTTCGCCGCGCCGGTAGCGCCGGAGATTTACCCGCACGCACTTCTGGCGCGACCGTGGGATTTATTGCCGGCGTCCATTTATTTTGTTGCGACGCTGGGATTCTGGAAGCGGCTGAAGCGCACGGAGTCCGCGCTGGATCGGGCGCTGTTTCTGGCGGCGGCGGTGAATGTCGCGTGCCACCTGGCGATGACGCAAGCGGCGAGCCATTTCAATGCTGCGTCGGGCGCGGCGGAGGTATTGGAAGCGACAGGTTATGCGATCGTGCTGGCGGGAGCGCTGCTCGATAACGCGAATCTCTTCGATCAGGTCAGCCGGCTGGCGATCAGCGATCCTTTGACTGGACTTGCGAATTACCGCCGGCTGCTGGAAGTGATGGAAAGAGAACTGCTGCGCGCGCAGCGCACGGGTCGCGGATTTGCCGTGTTGCTGCTGGACCTCGACCACCTGAAGCAAATCAACGACGTTCATGGCCATTTGACCGGCAGCCAGGCGCTGAAGCGCCTGGGAAATGTGCTGCGCCAGCATTGCCGCGCGATGGATACGGCGGCGCGATACGGCGGAGATGAATTCGCGCTGGTGCTGCCAGAAGCGGAAGAAGCCGTTGCTGTGCAAGTGGCGCATCGAATTCGCAAGCGTTTGGCCGAGGACGGGCACGAGCCGAAAATCACCGTCAGCGCAGGGGTGGCCATTTATCCGCGCGACGGCTTGACGATCGAGAAATTGCTGCACTCGGCGGACAACGCTTTGTATGCGATGAAGGGCAGGCGGGCTCCATTGGGAAATGGGACAGGCATGGAAGGTAGTTATCTCGGTGAACAGGGGGCAGGGGAATGGGGATCCGAGGAAGGGCAAAGGCGAGGAATTACCAAATAG
- a CDS encoding peroxiredoxin — protein MPIAVGSPAPEFTLKDQDQKEIKLSDFKGKKNVVIVFYPLDWSPVCTNEHICFVNDMKNFEKLNAQVLGLSVDSVWSHKAWADKMGIHYPLLADFHPRGAVAEKFGVYLPEKGITGRSIAIIDRNGKVAWFKNYEILQVPDLKEVAEALAKVG, from the coding sequence ATGCCGATTGCCGTGGGATCTCCCGCGCCGGAATTCACGCTGAAGGATCAGGACCAGAAGGAAATCAAACTCAGCGATTTCAAAGGCAAGAAAAACGTCGTCATCGTTTTTTATCCGCTCGATTGGAGTCCTGTCTGCACCAATGAGCACATCTGCTTCGTCAATGACATGAAGAATTTCGAGAAGCTCAACGCGCAGGTTCTCGGCCTTTCCGTTGACAGCGTCTGGTCGCACAAAGCCTGGGCCGACAAAATGGGCATTCACTATCCTCTGCTTGCCGATTTTCACCCGCGCGGCGCCGTGGCCGAAAAATTCGGCGTCTATCTGCCGGAGAAAGGAATCACTGGCCGCTCCATCGCGATTATCGACCGCAATGGAAAAGTAGCGTGGTTCAAGAATTACGAAATCTTGCAGGTCCCTGATCTAAAGGAAGTCGCCGAAGCGCTCGCGAAAGTCGGTTAG